One window from the genome of Hyphomonas neptunium ATCC 15444 encodes:
- the cbiB gene encoding adenosylcobinamide-phosphate synthase CbiB — protein MTPALLMLASWAVEAVFGWPNWLYWRVRHPVVWLGVLIGWLEQGLNRQAFSHWVRYMFGGFTSLLAVTLATWLAVLLVHSLPDGWTGYVVQAAIASSLLASRSLYQHVAAVAVPLSVGDQSAARKAVSLIVGRDPSRLDEAGIARASIESLAENASDGVIAPLFWGALFGIPGLVAYKTINTLDSIIGHRNERYEAFGGFAARLDDVANLIPARMTGLFVVIASMRFSALAIVVRDARKHRSPNAGWPEAAMAGALGIRLSGPRIYGDRCSEEPWLNPEARDPGASDIQRALRLYILALALVGLTLIGVVLLGASR, from the coding sequence ATGACACCCGCTCTGCTCATGCTGGCTTCCTGGGCGGTCGAGGCGGTGTTCGGCTGGCCTAACTGGCTTTATTGGCGCGTGCGCCACCCAGTGGTCTGGCTGGGAGTCTTGATCGGCTGGCTAGAACAGGGCCTCAACAGACAGGCATTTTCGCATTGGGTGCGTTACATGTTCGGTGGGTTTACCAGCTTGCTCGCGGTGACGCTTGCCACTTGGTTGGCAGTGCTTTTGGTGCACAGTCTTCCTGATGGATGGACAGGCTATGTGGTCCAGGCGGCTATTGCGTCCAGCCTTCTTGCATCGCGCAGTCTCTACCAGCATGTAGCCGCGGTTGCCGTGCCGCTTTCGGTTGGCGACCAGTCCGCAGCCCGCAAGGCGGTGTCGCTGATCGTCGGCCGCGATCCCAGCCGGCTGGATGAGGCCGGCATCGCCCGCGCGTCGATTGAAAGCCTCGCTGAAAATGCCTCAGACGGTGTCATCGCACCACTTTTTTGGGGCGCGCTTTTTGGAATTCCCGGTCTCGTCGCCTACAAAACCATAAATACTCTGGACTCGATCATTGGCCATCGCAATGAACGGTACGAAGCATTTGGCGGCTTCGCGGCTCGGCTTGATGATGTCGCCAATCTGATCCCAGCGCGCATGACGGGTCTGTTCGTTGTAATCGCTTCTATGCGTTTCTCAGCATTGGCAATAGTGGTGAGAGACGCGCGAAAACATCGGTCGCCGAACGCTGGCTGGCCTGAAGCGGCGATGGCTGGCGCGCTCGGCATCCGCCTCTCGGGTCCGCGTATATACGGTGACAGGTGCAGCGAGGAGCCATGGCTCAATCCCGAAGCGCGAGACCCCGGCGCCTCTGATATTCAAAGGGCGCTGCGGCTTTACATACTGGCGCTGGCGCTGGTCGGTCTCACAC